In Actinomadura citrea, a single window of DNA contains:
- a CDS encoding alpha/beta hydrolase, with product MSVRRPSRTRAGAALVMCGGVLAAAALAGPPPATAAAGDPPRLDWKSCGDAATPALQCAMLEVPLDHDRPDGRTVKIALNRLPATAPPGERQGPMLLNPGGPGISGLWMASWIPSRLPPDVAAAYDWIGFDLRGSQHSEPRMSCDPHYFDGPRPDFQVGQGTTGAWLEKAAGYVAKCTEKHSWLLPHLSTVDHVGDMESIRRALGAEKINFFGWSYGTTLGSTYAQLYPRHVRRFVLDSIVGPSVSWYDHNVLQDLQHEKRFKAFTAWVAKADGVYHLGTDPAEVEARWYAMRTRLREHPVGRIGPDEFDDTQVAGGYDVLRWPRLATVLSAYTNSGDSAPLVTAYERYAAPDPADDSFDLYNAVMCSDSKWPRDFRYWRKDQAKVNEKAPFYTYNNMWFNAGCLTWPVKAGNRTRITGRGLPPMLLFQATDDPATPYEGGLAMARALPSARLVVERGGGSHAITFAGNTCLDDLLVDYLRGGKVPSDRGLVDRTCAKNPDPAPVWVTPAPAAATRAQATALPRQFVR from the coding sequence GTGTCTGTGAGACGACCGAGCAGGACACGCGCGGGCGCCGCGCTCGTCATGTGCGGCGGCGTGCTGGCGGCCGCGGCGCTGGCCGGGCCGCCGCCGGCGACCGCGGCGGCCGGGGACCCGCCACGCCTGGACTGGAAGTCCTGCGGCGACGCCGCGACCCCGGCGCTGCAGTGCGCGATGCTGGAGGTGCCGCTCGACCACGACCGGCCGGACGGGCGCACGGTCAAGATCGCGCTGAACCGGCTCCCCGCCACCGCGCCCCCGGGCGAGCGGCAGGGGCCGATGCTGCTCAACCCGGGCGGGCCCGGGATCAGCGGCCTGTGGATGGCGAGCTGGATCCCCTCCCGACTGCCGCCCGACGTCGCCGCCGCCTACGACTGGATCGGCTTCGACCTGCGCGGATCCCAGCACAGCGAGCCGCGCATGTCGTGCGACCCGCACTACTTCGACGGCCCGCGGCCCGACTTCCAGGTCGGCCAGGGCACCACGGGGGCGTGGCTGGAGAAGGCCGCCGGGTACGTCGCCAAGTGCACCGAGAAGCACTCCTGGCTACTGCCGCACCTGTCGACGGTCGACCATGTCGGGGACATGGAGTCGATCCGCCGCGCGCTCGGCGCCGAGAAGATCAACTTCTTCGGGTGGTCGTACGGCACCACGCTGGGCTCGACCTACGCCCAGCTGTACCCGCGGCACGTCCGCCGCTTCGTCCTGGACAGCATCGTCGGGCCGTCCGTCTCCTGGTACGACCACAACGTCCTCCAGGACCTGCAGCACGAGAAGCGGTTCAAGGCGTTCACCGCGTGGGTCGCCAAGGCCGACGGCGTCTACCACCTCGGTACCGACCCCGCCGAGGTCGAGGCCCGGTGGTACGCCATGCGCACCCGGCTGCGCGAGCACCCCGTGGGCCGGATCGGGCCCGACGAGTTCGACGACACGCAGGTCGCGGGCGGCTACGACGTCCTGCGTTGGCCCCGGCTCGCGACGGTCCTGTCCGCCTACACCAACTCGGGCGACAGCGCGCCTCTCGTCACCGCGTACGAACGCTACGCGGCGCCGGACCCGGCGGACGACTCCTTCGACCTCTACAACGCCGTGATGTGCAGCGACAGCAAGTGGCCGCGCGACTTCCGGTACTGGCGGAAGGACCAGGCGAAGGTCAACGAGAAGGCGCCCTTCTACACCTACAACAACATGTGGTTCAACGCGGGCTGCCTGACCTGGCCCGTCAAGGCGGGGAACCGCACCCGGATCACCGGCAGGGGGCTGCCGCCCATGCTGCTGTTCCAGGCGACGGACGACCCGGCGACACCGTACGAGGGCGGCCTCGCCATGGCGCGGGCCCTGCCGAGCGCACGGCTCGTCGTGGAGAGGGGTGGCGGCAGCCACGCCATCACGTTCGCGGGCAACACGTGCCTCGACGACCTCCTGGTCGACTATCTCCGCGGAGGGAAGGTGCCGTCGGACCGCGGCCTGGTCGACCGCACCTGCGCCAAGAACCCTGACCCGGCACCGGTCTGGGTCACGCCCGCCCCGGCCGCGGCCACGCGCGCGCAGGCGACCGCCCTACCGCGCCAGTTCGTGAGGTGA
- a CDS encoding carbohydrate ABC transporter permease, whose amino-acid sequence MSPTARPAPAASAAGAAGPPERAARLPAPPRRRRSRFLAPPWWFAAPALLVYALIVLYPSASGIVYAFTDWNGIGDRSFVGVDNFDRLLRDDAARGSLVNTLLLTVAIVVVQNGIGLLLALGVHTRIRSRAVLRVVFFAPAVVSPVMVAFLWKYVYNPAPDAGLNGILGAVGLGSLRQDWLGDPSLALWSVAGMVIWQFSGYSMVIFLAGLEGVPVELHEAAMIDGAGRFQRFRSVTWPLLAPAVTINVMLSTIGGLKLFDQVYAATSGGPGHASETLSTVLYKQAFVFGNYGYSTAIALVLALFVAAVSLIQIRYLRGREVA is encoded by the coding sequence GTGTCCCCGACCGCACGTCCGGCACCGGCCGCCTCGGCGGCCGGTGCCGCGGGACCCCCCGAGAGGGCGGCGCGCCTCCCGGCGCCGCCCCGCCGCCGCCGGAGCCGATTCCTGGCCCCGCCGTGGTGGTTCGCGGCGCCCGCCCTGCTGGTGTACGCGCTGATCGTCCTGTACCCGAGCGCCAGCGGAATCGTCTACGCCTTCACCGACTGGAACGGCATCGGCGACCGGTCGTTCGTCGGCGTCGACAACTTCGACCGCCTGCTGCGGGACGACGCCGCACGAGGGTCGCTGGTCAACACGCTGCTGCTGACGGTCGCGATCGTGGTCGTCCAGAACGGCATCGGACTGCTGCTCGCGCTGGGCGTGCACACGCGCATCAGGTCGCGCGCGGTGCTGCGGGTCGTCTTCTTCGCGCCCGCCGTCGTCAGCCCCGTGATGGTGGCGTTCCTGTGGAAGTACGTCTACAACCCGGCGCCGGACGCGGGGCTCAACGGGATCCTCGGCGCGGTGGGCCTCGGCTCCCTGCGCCAGGACTGGCTCGGCGACCCCTCGCTGGCGCTGTGGTCGGTGGCCGGGATGGTGATCTGGCAGTTCTCCGGCTACTCGATGGTCATCTTCCTGGCGGGGCTGGAGGGGGTGCCCGTGGAGCTGCACGAGGCCGCGATGATCGACGGCGCCGGCCGGTTCCAGCGGTTCCGCAGCGTGACGTGGCCGCTGCTCGCGCCCGCCGTCACGATCAACGTCATGCTGTCCACCATCGGCGGGCTCAAGCTGTTCGACCAGGTGTACGCGGCCACGAGCGGCGGGCCCGGCCACGCCAGCGAGACGCTCTCGACCGTCCTGTACAAGCAGGCGTTCGTCTTCGGCAACTACGGCTACAGCACGGCGATCGCGCTGGTGCTGGCGCTGTTCGTCGCCGCGGTCTCGCTGATCCAGATCCGGTACCTGCGCGGTCGGGAGGTGGCATGA
- a CDS encoding carbohydrate ABC transporter permease, with protein sequence MSLRYGLRTFALEVVMIAVALAFLFPVYALVTLSLKDKQQIASAPLSPPSSPTLGNYSDAWSRASLGSALLNSTVITVVSLVALIAIGAFAAYFLARCASRLGYTLYVLFLLGIVLPFQLGMIPLFKLADAAGLLGTYQGMIIFYTGIQLPFTIFLYTGFIRALPGDYANAALIDGAGHLQAFTRVVFPLLRPITGTVLILNAVFIWNDFFTPLLYLGGSARETVPVRVFAFVGQYVSDYGLVFAGLVLAALPIIVIFLVLQRYVIKGFASGLKG encoded by the coding sequence ATGAGCCTGCGCTACGGACTGCGCACGTTCGCCCTGGAGGTCGTGATGATCGCGGTCGCCCTGGCGTTCCTGTTCCCGGTGTACGCGCTCGTCACGCTGTCGCTGAAGGACAAGCAGCAGATCGCCTCGGCGCCGCTGTCCCCGCCGTCGTCGCCGACGCTCGGCAACTACTCCGACGCCTGGTCGCGGGCGTCGCTGGGCTCGGCGCTGCTGAACAGCACGGTGATCACGGTGGTGAGCCTGGTGGCGCTCATCGCGATCGGGGCGTTCGCGGCCTACTTCCTCGCCCGCTGCGCCTCGCGGCTCGGCTACACGCTGTACGTGCTGTTCCTGCTCGGCATCGTGCTGCCGTTCCAGCTCGGCATGATCCCGCTGTTCAAGCTCGCCGACGCGGCGGGCCTGCTCGGCACCTACCAGGGCATGATCATCTTCTACACCGGCATCCAGCTGCCGTTCACGATCTTCTTGTACACGGGGTTCATCCGGGCGCTGCCGGGCGACTACGCCAACGCGGCGCTGATCGACGGCGCGGGCCATCTCCAGGCCTTCACCCGGGTCGTGTTCCCCTTGCTGCGACCGATCACCGGCACGGTGCTGATCCTCAACGCCGTGTTCATCTGGAACGACTTCTTCACCCCGCTGCTGTACCTGGGCGGATCGGCGCGCGAGACGGTCCCGGTGCGGGTCTTCGCCTTCGTCGGCCAGTACGTCTCGGACTACGGCCTGGTCTTCGCCGGCCTGGTCCTCGCCGCACTCCCGATCATCGTGATCTTCCTGGTGCTGCAGCGGTATGTGATCAAGGGGTTTGCGAGCGGGCTCAAGGGATGA
- a CDS encoding ABC transporter substrate-binding protein, with amino-acid sequence MTSSFQRAALSRRGFLRWSGGVAAAAALPAGLAACGGSSGGSGTLRLVGVADQQKALDLLTKDYTGAKFSTSFAPTDQVQTSVRTQLGAGNAPDLHVVFPGNGSAMSMAQIAQAGLLADLSGQAWTKKIPASLKPAFQKDGKTFLYSAGSSVIGAIYNTKVFDKAGVEPPKTWSEFLDVCEKLKKKGTVPIALGAQTPWVTQLITYALVPSTVYAKNPQFDSQMQAGSTSFAQSGWVQALEMYLDLQKRGYFNDNPNGTTFEQQTSMVATGKAAMAIQVSAVLPDFRKAAANAADLSMFPVPGADDAAQVRIPAGVVVGLGVSARSKNKDAAEKFVAFLGEQQNINRWAEAVACVPLVRDSSSKIDPVLEPFLPYLDGDKADPFMDQAWPNAEIQPAHFAMVQELLAGKTTIAEGLAKLDETYRKK; translated from the coding sequence ATGACATCGTCGTTCCAGAGGGCGGCCCTCAGCCGCCGCGGATTCCTGCGGTGGTCCGGGGGAGTCGCCGCCGCGGCCGCGCTGCCCGCCGGCCTGGCCGCCTGCGGGGGGTCGTCCGGCGGCTCGGGGACCCTGCGCCTGGTGGGCGTCGCCGACCAGCAGAAGGCGCTCGACCTGCTCACCAAGGACTACACCGGGGCGAAGTTCAGCACCTCGTTCGCGCCCACCGACCAGGTGCAGACGTCGGTGCGCACCCAGCTCGGCGCGGGCAACGCCCCCGACCTGCACGTGGTCTTCCCGGGCAACGGCAGCGCGATGAGCATGGCGCAGATCGCGCAGGCCGGGCTGCTCGCCGACCTGAGCGGCCAGGCGTGGACGAAGAAGATCCCGGCGAGCCTGAAGCCGGCGTTCCAGAAGGACGGCAAGACCTTCCTCTACTCGGCCGGGTCGAGCGTCATCGGCGCGATCTACAACACGAAGGTCTTCGACAAGGCCGGGGTCGAGCCGCCGAAGACCTGGAGCGAGTTCCTCGACGTCTGCGAGAAGCTCAAGAAGAAGGGCACGGTCCCGATCGCGCTCGGCGCGCAGACCCCGTGGGTCACGCAGCTGATCACCTACGCGCTGGTGCCGTCCACCGTGTACGCCAAGAACCCGCAGTTCGACAGCCAGATGCAGGCGGGGTCGACGTCCTTCGCCCAGTCCGGCTGGGTGCAGGCCCTCGAGATGTACCTGGACCTGCAGAAGCGCGGGTACTTCAACGACAACCCCAACGGCACGACCTTCGAGCAGCAGACGTCCATGGTCGCCACCGGCAAGGCCGCCATGGCGATCCAGGTCTCGGCCGTCCTGCCCGACTTCCGCAAGGCCGCCGCGAACGCCGCCGACCTGTCGATGTTCCCGGTGCCGGGCGCGGACGACGCGGCGCAGGTGCGGATCCCCGCCGGGGTCGTCGTCGGGCTCGGTGTCAGCGCCCGCAGCAAGAACAAGGACGCCGCCGAGAAGTTCGTCGCGTTCCTCGGCGAGCAGCAGAACATCAACCGCTGGGCCGAGGCCGTCGCCTGCGTCCCGCTCGTCCGCGACTCCTCCTCCAAGATCGACCCGGTGCTGGAGCCGTTCCTGCCGTACCTGGACGGCGACAAGGCCGACCCGTTCATGGACCAGGCGTGGCCGAACGCCGAGATTCAGCCCGCCCACTTCGCCATGGTGCAGGAGCTGCTCGCGGGCAAGACCACCATCGCCGAGGGCCTGGCGAAGCTGGACGAGACCTACCGGAAGAAGTAG
- a CDS encoding glycosyl hydrolase encodes MTAISGRLREVLDAPPRAFSPAPIWWWSGERLDRRRLRDQLERFAEGGVHNLVVLNLAPSGPMFGADADDPPFFSTAWWDLLDAVCEDAAELGVSLWFYDQLGFSGADLQARLVRDVPDYAGRWLRPDGTADVRGFDYLSAEACAELLDRVHGEFARRLGHRLGTVIVGSFQDELPSLPTWSEGFAGEFERRRGYDLTPHLGTLWGSGGGDAFRVRRDYHLTRAELAEEAFFRPLADWHERYGLLHGCDQQDPARAGLPVDGVRLYADYARTHRWFGAPGSDHHGDARVHSSLAHLYGRDRTWIEAFHSSGWGGTLEETFDWLLPWLRAGATLYNPHAVYYTTKAGWWEWAPPSTDWRQPYWRHHRVFADAVARLCAALSLGRHVCEVAVLFPTATAQAGTRLDGVDPDAGLAQETYRDLVGDMAWFRMVPGVLDRLGIDADVVDDDSVQRASVTEGRLDVADESYGVVLLPSCTVLEGETARRLTAFAEHGGRVVAVGAPPRRGVGDPGADEAVAGLRAVLEVVPDTGALGAALAGVRRVDAPVPALVREVDGTTLVFLTAAPSMASRVSVGRPDERGADLGWLDVTYDFDPDRYLRDMRVRVRGVSGPAFVASPFGGPPRRLETRAVDGTSVETVVPFDDGPAALLLFPGGEDIAVAGPVPAGQETVLDLGTSWTMDLVPTLDNAWGDFARPAGHDVLLERWTMSHRTEEESEWSEAHATFGPHGVWSRESEGTWRPFVYSDSRGIRKDTLHRAFLGPKGHVPEEFLDFGDVRSDDVVVLRTRLTVPGEGGFVAVGAAAAKTLRVDGVAVPLDDQGHLAIAETPVPAGDHDVEVRLAPGEDVRLRAHLAVVTDRGRYRRPEWITAAGPARPGAEVALSVPLPASAAGAALQVASAAPCRVLVDGEEIGRQGGFDPYAEQEVPRVGRYRVTGGRLTLVLTEGGPPPAVLVDGPVVSGAGWTAARDGHPVPVAARRGQYGDPASMHLRRRPHPMPGAAWLEDDPDTDVVLPATLAMPDAVPRVERLRFAVPPGATGMAVDVRGELLEATLDGEPLKPAAEMPLPGPESSPGRMAELRIRTLPGHRAGAALAGPVRFTVGPGTIELGDWEEAGLSGYSGAVRYRRSCRLSAPPAAATLDLGRVRGTAEVTVNGAPAGVRICAPYRFDVGAALREGDNEIEILVCGTLAPYLDEVSPTHFVFDGQRASGLYGPVRLLMEAPAAGGR; translated from the coding sequence ATGACCGCGATCTCGGGGCGGTTGCGGGAGGTGCTGGACGCGCCGCCGCGGGCGTTCTCGCCCGCGCCCATCTGGTGGTGGAGCGGGGAGCGGCTCGACCGGCGGCGGCTGCGCGACCAGCTCGAACGGTTCGCCGAGGGCGGCGTCCACAACCTGGTCGTCCTGAACCTGGCGCCGTCCGGCCCGATGTTCGGCGCGGACGCCGACGATCCGCCGTTCTTCTCCACCGCGTGGTGGGACCTGCTGGACGCCGTCTGCGAGGACGCCGCCGAGCTGGGCGTGTCGCTCTGGTTCTACGACCAGCTCGGGTTCTCCGGCGCCGACCTGCAGGCCCGCCTGGTGCGGGACGTCCCGGACTACGCGGGGCGGTGGCTGCGGCCGGACGGGACGGCGGACGTGCGCGGCTTCGACTACCTGTCGGCCGAAGCGTGCGCGGAGCTCCTGGACCGTGTGCACGGCGAGTTCGCGCGGCGGCTGGGGCACCGGCTCGGCACGGTGATCGTCGGGTCGTTCCAGGACGAACTGCCGTCGCTGCCGACCTGGTCGGAGGGGTTCGCCGGGGAGTTCGAGCGGCGCCGCGGCTACGACCTGACGCCGCATCTCGGAACGCTGTGGGGGAGCGGAGGCGGGGACGCCTTCCGGGTCCGCCGCGACTACCACCTCACCCGCGCCGAACTGGCCGAGGAGGCGTTCTTCCGGCCGCTGGCCGACTGGCACGAGCGGTACGGCCTGCTGCACGGCTGCGACCAGCAGGATCCGGCGCGGGCCGGGCTCCCCGTGGACGGGGTCCGGCTGTACGCCGACTACGCGCGCACGCACCGCTGGTTCGGGGCCCCCGGGTCCGACCACCACGGCGACGCCCGCGTCCACTCGTCGCTCGCGCACCTGTACGGGCGGGACCGGACCTGGATCGAGGCGTTCCACTCCAGCGGCTGGGGCGGGACGCTGGAGGAGACCTTCGACTGGTTGCTGCCCTGGCTTCGTGCCGGGGCGACCCTCTACAACCCGCACGCCGTCTACTACACGACCAAGGCGGGCTGGTGGGAGTGGGCGCCGCCGTCCACCGACTGGCGCCAGCCCTACTGGCGGCACCACCGCGTCTTCGCCGACGCCGTCGCCAGGCTCTGCGCCGCCCTGTCGCTGGGGCGGCACGTGTGCGAGGTGGCCGTGCTGTTCCCGACGGCGACCGCGCAGGCCGGGACGCGGCTCGACGGCGTGGACCCGGACGCCGGGCTCGCCCAGGAGACCTACCGGGACCTGGTCGGCGACATGGCGTGGTTCCGGATGGTGCCCGGCGTGCTCGACCGGCTGGGAATCGACGCCGACGTGGTGGACGACGACTCCGTGCAGCGCGCCTCGGTCACCGAGGGACGGCTGGACGTCGCGGACGAGTCGTACGGGGTCGTCCTTCTCCCGTCCTGCACGGTGCTCGAAGGGGAGACGGCGCGCAGGCTCACCGCGTTCGCCGAGCACGGCGGCCGTGTCGTCGCGGTCGGCGCGCCGCCCCGCCGCGGGGTCGGCGACCCGGGCGCCGACGAGGCGGTGGCCGGGCTCCGCGCCGTGCTGGAGGTCGTGCCGGACACCGGCGCTCTCGGTGCCGCCCTCGCCGGCGTCCGCCGGGTGGACGCGCCGGTGCCCGCACTCGTCCGGGAGGTCGACGGCACCACGCTGGTGTTCCTGACGGCCGCACCGTCGATGGCCAGCCGCGTGTCGGTGGGACGGCCCGACGAGCGCGGGGCCGACCTCGGCTGGCTCGACGTGACCTACGACTTCGATCCCGATCGGTACCTGAGGGACATGCGGGTGCGGGTCCGCGGCGTGAGCGGCCCGGCGTTCGTCGCGAGCCCGTTCGGGGGCCCGCCGCGCCGGTTGGAGACGCGCGCGGTGGACGGGACGTCCGTCGAGACCGTCGTCCCGTTCGACGACGGGCCCGCTGCGCTGCTCCTCTTCCCCGGCGGTGAGGACATCGCCGTAGCGGGCCCCGTCCCGGCGGGTCAGGAGACCGTTCTCGACCTCGGCACCTCCTGGACGATGGACCTGGTTCCGACCCTCGACAACGCCTGGGGCGATTTCGCCCGGCCCGCCGGTCACGACGTCCTGCTGGAGCGCTGGACCATGAGTCACCGGACGGAAGAGGAGTCAGAGTGGTCCGAGGCGCACGCGACGTTCGGCCCGCACGGTGTCTGGTCCAGGGAGAGTGAGGGAACGTGGCGGCCCTTCGTTTACTCCGACTCCCGCGGCATCCGCAAGGACACCCTGCACCGCGCCTTCCTCGGGCCGAAAGGACACGTCCCTGAGGAGTTCCTCGACTTCGGGGACGTCCGGTCCGATGACGTGGTCGTGCTCCGGACCCGCCTGACCGTGCCCGGCGAGGGCGGCTTCGTGGCCGTCGGCGCGGCCGCCGCCAAGACGCTTCGCGTGGACGGCGTCGCGGTCCCCCTGGACGACCAAGGCCACCTGGCGATCGCCGAGACGCCCGTCCCCGCCGGTGACCATGACGTCGAGGTCCGGCTCGCCCCGGGCGAGGACGTGCGGCTGCGGGCCCACCTCGCCGTCGTCACCGACCGCGGGCGCTACCGGCGGCCGGAGTGGATCACTGCGGCGGGGCCCGCGCGGCCGGGGGCCGAGGTCGCGCTCAGCGTCCCCCTCCCGGCGTCCGCCGCCGGCGCGGCGCTCCAGGTGGCCTCGGCCGCGCCCTGCCGCGTCCTCGTCGACGGCGAGGAGATCGGCCGCCAGGGAGGGTTCGACCCGTACGCCGAGCAGGAGGTCCCGCGCGTCGGCCGCTACCGCGTGACGGGCGGCCGCCTGACCCTGGTCCTCACCGAGGGCGGCCCGCCTCCCGCGGTCCTCGTGGACGGACCGGTCGTGTCCGGCGCGGGCTGGACCGCGGCGCGCGACGGCCACCCGGTGCCCGTCGCGGCGCGGCGCGGGCAGTACGGCGACCCGGCGTCGATGCACCTGCGGCGGCGGCCCCATCCGATGCCCGGCGCCGCCTGGCTTGAGGACGACCCGGACACCGACGTCGTCCTCCCGGCAACGCTCGCGATGCCGGACGCGGTGCCGCGAGTCGAGAGGCTGCGGTTCGCCGTCCCGCCCGGTGCGACAGGCATGGCCGTGGACGTCCGAGGCGAACTTCTGGAGGCGACCCTGGACGGCGAGCCTCTGAAACCGGCCGCCGAGATGCCGCTGCCCGGCCCGGAGTCTTCACCCGGCCGGATGGCGGAGCTGCGGATCCGCACCCTTCCCGGTCACCGGGCGGGTGCGGCACTCGCGGGGCCGGTGCGCTTCACCGTGGGGCCCGGGACGATCGAGCTGGGCGACTGGGAGGAGGCGGGCCTCTCCGGCTACAGCGGCGCCGTCCGCTACCGGCGCTCGTGCCGCCTCTCGGCGCCCCCGGCCGCCGCGACGCTCGATCTCGGACGGGTGCGCGGCACCGCCGAGGTCACCGTCAACGGTGCCCCCGCCGGGGTCCGCATCTGCGCCCCGTACCGTTTCGACGTCGGAGCGGCCCTGCGCGAGGGTGACAACGAGATCGAGATCCTCGTCTGCGGAACCCTCGCGCCCTACCTCGACGAGGTGAGCCCCACGCATTTCGTCTTCGATGGCCAACGAGCCTCGGGCCTCTACGGCCCCGTCCGACTTCTCATGGAGGCACCGGCCGCCGGCGGGCGCTGA
- a CDS encoding collagenase, with amino-acid sequence MRNRRRSTRCLLASMAVALGTTFLVAPASAAPKPPPASIRPDGGDARHVQKAPLPAKDRPPLSADKNELKSSPDQPKKPAEHKRPSMKGAPKTSAKAAAAACSASDFTSRSGSALVQQIKSSTTDCVNSLFSLTGTDAYYAFRESQMASVAYGLRDNAVYYPGDNSTGTAQLVLYLRAGYYVHWYNSSTVGTYGPTLKTAIQSGLDAYFGNSKSSTVSDANGEVLAEAVTLIDSAEENARYIYVVKRLLTGYNSSYDASWWMLNAVNNVYTVLFRGHQVPEFVSAVGSDPSLLDTLNSFAAGHLSLLGTDRSYLTSNAGRELTRFVQHSAMQAKVRPLAKGLLGQSAMTGKTAPLWVGVAEMTDYYDKANCSYYGTCDLAQRLAANVLTINHTCSSSIKIRAQDMTAAQLSDSCASLQNQDAYFHGLVKDGNRPVANDNNTTIEVCVFDSSTDYQTYAGAMFGIDTNNGGMYLEGDPAAAGNQPRFIAYEAEWVRPAFQIWNLNHEYTHYLDGRFDMYGDFNSNVTTPTIWWIEGFAEYVSYSYRKEVYDAAITEAARNTYALSTLFNTTYSHDTTRIYRWGYLAVRYMFEKHPSDVATVLGYYRTGNWNAARTFLTSTIGSRYDSDWWTWLAACASGACAGGGGGGNQSPTAAFSASANGLAVSFTDQSADSDGTIASRRWDFGDGATSTSANPSHTYGADGTYTVSLTVTDDKGATGTATKQLAVSAGGGGGTTECTGTDTRQLGQNCQRSNLTATQGNLAYLYLYVPAGTQSIKITSSGGTGDADLYYSSTSWATSTSYTQRSVNTGNNETLTITNPPAGYNYISLYGKQAFSGVTVKSQY; translated from the coding sequence GTGAGAAACAGACGCAGATCGACCCGCTGCCTGCTGGCGTCAATGGCGGTGGCCCTCGGGACGACGTTCCTGGTCGCGCCCGCGAGCGCCGCCCCGAAACCCCCTCCGGCCAGCATCCGCCCGGACGGCGGCGACGCGCGCCACGTCCAGAAGGCCCCGCTCCCCGCCAAGGACCGGCCGCCGCTCTCCGCGGACAAGAACGAGCTGAAGAGCAGTCCCGACCAGCCGAAGAAGCCGGCGGAGCACAAGCGTCCTTCCATGAAGGGCGCTCCGAAGACGAGCGCGAAGGCCGCCGCCGCCGCGTGCAGTGCGAGTGACTTCACGAGCCGTTCCGGAAGTGCTCTCGTACAGCAGATCAAGTCGTCCACGACCGACTGCGTCAACTCGCTGTTCAGCCTCACCGGCACCGACGCGTACTACGCGTTCCGCGAGTCGCAGATGGCGAGTGTCGCCTATGGACTGCGCGACAACGCGGTCTACTACCCCGGCGACAACAGCACCGGCACGGCCCAGCTGGTCCTCTACCTGCGCGCCGGCTACTACGTCCACTGGTACAACTCGTCGACCGTGGGGACCTACGGCCCCACCCTGAAGACGGCGATCCAGTCGGGTCTGGACGCCTACTTCGGCAACTCCAAGTCCTCGACGGTCAGCGACGCCAACGGCGAGGTCCTCGCCGAGGCGGTCACGCTGATCGACAGCGCGGAGGAGAACGCCCGCTACATCTACGTGGTCAAGCGGCTGCTGACCGGCTACAACAGCTCCTACGACGCGTCGTGGTGGATGCTCAACGCGGTGAACAACGTCTACACGGTGCTGTTCCGCGGCCACCAGGTCCCGGAGTTCGTCTCGGCCGTCGGGTCCGACCCGAGCCTGCTCGACACGCTCAACTCCTTCGCCGCGGGGCACCTCTCCCTGCTCGGCACCGACCGCAGCTACCTGACCTCGAACGCGGGGCGCGAGCTGACGCGCTTCGTGCAGCACTCCGCGATGCAGGCCAAGGTCCGGCCGCTGGCCAAGGGGCTGCTCGGGCAGAGCGCCATGACCGGCAAGACCGCGCCGCTGTGGGTCGGCGTCGCCGAGATGACCGACTACTACGACAAGGCCAACTGCTCCTACTACGGCACCTGCGACCTGGCGCAGCGGCTCGCCGCGAACGTCCTGACCATCAACCACACCTGCAGTTCGAGCATCAAGATCCGGGCGCAGGACATGACGGCCGCCCAGCTGTCGGACAGCTGCGCCAGCCTCCAGAACCAGGACGCCTACTTCCACGGGCTGGTGAAGGACGGGAACAGGCCCGTCGCGAACGACAACAACACGACGATCGAGGTCTGCGTCTTCGATTCGAGCACCGACTACCAGACCTACGCCGGTGCGATGTTCGGCATCGACACCAACAACGGCGGCATGTACCTGGAAGGCGACCCGGCCGCCGCGGGCAACCAGCCCCGATTCATCGCCTACGAGGCCGAATGGGTGCGCCCGGCGTTCCAGATCTGGAACCTCAACCACGAGTACACGCACTACCTCGACGGTCGCTTCGACATGTACGGCGACTTCAACTCCAACGTCACCACGCCCACCATCTGGTGGATCGAGGGATTCGCCGAGTACGTCTCCTACTCCTACCGCAAGGAGGTCTACGACGCGGCGATCACCGAGGCGGCGCGGAACACCTACGCGCTCAGCACCCTTTTCAACACCACCTACAGCCATGACACGACCCGCATCTACCGCTGGGGCTACCTGGCGGTGCGGTACATGTTCGAGAAGCACCCGAGCGACGTCGCGACCGTTCTCGGCTACTACCGGACCGGCAACTGGAACGCCGCCCGGACGTTCCTGACGAGCACCATCGGCAGCCGCTACGACAGCGACTGGTGGACGTGGCTCGCCGCGTGCGCGTCCGGTGCGTGCGCGGGCGGCGGCGGAGGCGGCAACCAGTCGCCGACCGCGGCGTTCTCGGCCTCGGCCAACGGGCTGGCGGTCTCCTTCACCGACCAGTCCGCCGACTCCGACGGCACCATCGCCTCCCGGCGGTGGGACTTCGGCGACGGCGCCACCTCGACGTCGGCCAACCCGTCCCACACCTACGGCGCGGACGGCACCTACACCGTCTCCCTCACCGTCACCGACGACAAGGGCGCCACCGGCACCGCGACCAAGCAGCTGGCGGTGTCGGCCGGAGGCGGCGGCGGAACGACCGAGTGCACCGGGACGGACACTCGCCAGCTCGGGCAGAACTGCCAGCGCAGCAACCTGACGGCCACCCAGGGCAACCTGGCCTACCTGTACCTCTACGTGCCGGCCGGCACGCAGTCGATCAAGATCACCTCGTCGGGCGGCACCGGCGACGCCGACCTCTACTACAGCTCCACCAGCTGGGCCACGTCGAC